From a region of the Cardiocondyla obscurior isolate alpha-2009 linkage group LG28, Cobs3.1, whole genome shotgun sequence genome:
- the LOC139112318 gene encoding chymotrypsin-2-like: protein MKIFLSIAICLIVCRHTQSQYVENAELNDTKLYYAYDKDAVLVDTDNYDDADSNRIAGGKYADIGDFPYMALLYHILDNGIIASLCGGTILSERWVLTASHCVLDSPVRFVVTFGIVDKFDIPLQGVSMMTNEVFVHPKNDIALLHMPQDIPFSTAIKSIKLAYHPESFANVNAIVVGWGKDQMFGGSVRKLKYATLPILSNNECNKYWWRLPVSDEHVCTAAGYGQAACQGDSGGPLVVMQNGQHVQVGIVSYGDGACPGNMPGVFIRVSSFNDWIHQVMKLY, encoded by the exons ATGAAGATATTTTTGAGTATTGCAATTTGTTTAATAGTATGTCGACATACTCAAAGTCAATACGTTGAAAACGCCGAACTTAACGATACCAAATTATATTACGCTTACGATAAAGATGCTGTTCTTGTCGACACAGATAATTATG aCGACGCAGACTCCAATAGAATAGCGGGTGGAAAGTATGCGGATATTGGAGACTTTCCTTACATGGCGCTGCTGTATCATATTCTAGACAACGGAATAATCGCTTCGTTATGCGGCGGCACAATTTTATCCGAAAGATGGGTTCTTACAGCCAGTCATTGTGTATTGGATTCTCCAGTGAGATTTGTGGTAACATTTGGTATCGTTGACAAGTTTGATATTCCTCTTCAAGGTGtgtcgatgatgacgaacgaAGTGTTTGTACACCCGAAAAACGATATAGCATTACTTCACATGCCGCAGGATATTCCCTTTTCCA CCGCTATTAAATCCATAAAACTCGCTTATCACCCTGAAAGTTTTGCCAATGTAAATGCAATTGTGGTCGGTTGGGGAAAAGATCAAATGTTTGGCGGAAGTGTGAGAAAACTTAAGTACGCTACATTGCCGATTTTAAGTAATAACGAATGCAATAAATATTGGTGGAGACTACCTGTTAGTGACGAGCACGTTTGCACGGCCGCAGGATACGGACAAGCCGCTTGtcag GGTGACAGTGGTGGCCCTCTCGTTGTAATGCAAAATGGCCAGCATGTTCAAGTCGGTATCGTGAGTTATGGAGACGGAGCTTGCCCTGGCAATATGCCTGGAGTGTTCATTAGAGTTTCTTCATTTAACGACTGGATTCACCAAGTTATGAAGCTATATTAA
- the LOC139112306 gene encoding sorting and assembly machinery component 50 homolog — translation MGIVHAKKPNNPRGFGQLPKETTANKYDDPSNEPFFKSKPHVHGKEKDVQMHLIQARVDKIHVDGLGRTKDDIITSQVKDLFKARNFEDVIIYADKVKERLQELECFRNVRVFIDTSKGPDATPNGVEVTYTVREMKRLVGGISTMIGGNNEGSLVVNAKAPNLLGRAERVQVEYSHGSKSSSNFNILAIKPFVQNLYNAVLTSKVFITAHDYPWSGFKQNDTGLLFDLELNQTITSKHNIQYEAAFRNISCSKQAAFNVREQCGPNLKSALRYIWTIDKRDVPVFPVSGSLMQLTTELAGLGGDIGFLKNELAVQTNWSPYKYLTFQLGLQAGLLSAISNDMKMSIADHFFLGGPLNLRGFDIRGCGPRYDGNSVGGEMYWAAAFHAYTPLPFRPNDKNFKLHGFINGGNLSNFTFAYGNLYNQNMKIFTENVRCAVGGGIAVSLGSARIELNLVSPLLFVRSDVLQQFQFGIGIQYL, via the exons ATGGGTATTGTTCACGCTAAG aAACCGAATAATCCTCGAGGCTTTGGTCAACTACCTAAAGAAACTActgcaaataaatatgatGACCCGTCaaac GAaccattttttaaaagcaaaCCACATGTACATGGGAAAGAAAAGGATGTTCAGATGCATTTAATACAG gcacGAGTCGACAAGATACATGTGGATGGGCTTGGTCGAACGAAAGATGACATAATTACGTCGCaagtaaaagatttatttaaagcaagGAACTTCGAAGATGTTATTATATATGCCGATAAAGTGAAGGAGAGGCTGCAGGAGTTGGAATGCTTTAGAAACGTCAGAGTTTTCATCGACACCAGTAAAGGACCTGATGCTACCCCCAATGGTGTTGAA GTGACTTATACGGTACGTGAAATGAAACGGCTGGTCGGCGGTATTAGCACGATGATTGGGGGAAACAATGAGGGATCTCTGGTCGTCAACGCAAAAGCACCAAATCTGCTCGGCAGAGCAGAACGCGTTCAAGTGGAATATTCTCACGGCAGCAAGAGTTCAAGcaactttaatattttggCTATTAAACCATTTGTACAAAACTTATATAACGCAGT ATTAACCAGCAAAGTGTTTATCACAGCACACGATTATCCGTGGTCTGGTTTTAAACAAAACGATACGGGACTACTTTTCGACTTAGAGCTCAATCAAACGATTACCTCCAAGCATAATATACAATATGAAGCTGCATTTAGAAACATTAGTTGCTCGAAACAAGCGGCTTTTAACGTTCGTGAACAATGCGGCCCGAATTTGAAGTCCGCGTTAAGATACATTTGGACGATAGATAAAAGAGATGTACCTGTATTCCCCGTTTCCGGGAGTCTTATGCAATTAACAACAGAATTGGCTGGTTTGGGTGGTGATATAGGATTCTTAAAGAATGAGCTCGCCGTACAAACTAATTGGTCACCATACAAGTACCTT ACATTTCAGCTGGGCCTTCAGGCCGGGCTGTTGAGTGCAATTAGCAACGATATGAAAATGAGTATCGCCGATCATTTCTTCTTGGGTGGTCCACTGAATCTACGTGGATTTGACATAAGAGGCTGTGGGCCACGTTATGATGGAAATTCCGTGGGTGGTGAGATGTATTGGGCAGCTGCTTTTCACGCGTACACGCCACTCCCGTTCAGACCCAACGATAAGAATTTCAAGCTGCACGGTTTTATCAATGGTGGTAACTTGTCTAATTTTACGTTCGCATATG GTAATTTGTATAATCAAAATATGAAGATTTTCACGGAAAACGTTCGTTGTGCAGTTGGCGGGGGTATTGCGGTGAGTTTAGGAAGTGCCCGCATAGAATTGAACTTAGTTTCGCCACTTTTATTTGTGAGAAGTGACGTGCTCCAACAATTTCAATTTGGTATTGGTATTCAATATCTGtga
- the Subdued gene encoding anoctamin-4 — MEEDDEEVSLTCLQRHGSSVPESTVYQSVQNSLNQGSQQTLYQSVRNTLYEDTMSVNSMQSAVSLDNLDPTNTDASSTANNDTNDTVIDGDYTEKNNIHDTRLLSHSGTTYSLYFRDEVRSVDFVLVWDEYNGDAQTYRSVERRRIFEKNLEKEGLQLEYEQVESNGLHFIKIHAPKGVLRRYAEILKLRLPMRELPGCQMPETSSNVIIKEVNSFFRRIMNKYYVDTTIFPTMKQNFTAVYSRDKDYLFDLDSPNFFTSATRSRIVQFILDRTRFMETKEDDFAFGIERLISEHAYIAAYPLHDGNLHTPDSMRYLLYTEWASLRKCLHYQPLDYIKEYFGVKIGLYFAWLGFYTHMLIPASVVGLLCFAYSCATLYYNEPSEDICNGNGTIQMCPLCDYFCDYWDLKETCLHSRITYLFDNPSTVFFSIFMSLWATLFLELWKKYSAEITHRWDLTGLDAQEEYPRPQYLARLAHIKKKSINIVTNTEEPKVPYWKMRLPATILSFSVVLLLIVVAMAAVLGVVLYRMSVLTALSVSGHPMVTSYAILITTATAACINLCCIILFNWLYVWLAEYLTEIELLRTQTEFDDSLTLKIYLLEFVNYYASIFYIAFFKGKFTGYPGNYNRLLGSRQEECGPGGCLLELCIQLSIIMVGKQAMNTILEMLFPLFYKWLNTLKVHVGSKKKMEDPNKRYSSRKYLQWVRDYKLVQWGPRSLFPEYLEMVLQYGFVTIFVAAFPLAPFFALLNNVFEMRLDAKKLLTMYRRPVGQRVRDIGIWYRILDSVSKISIITNAFIIAFTSNFIPRLVYRITISDKYSLEGFLDHSLSKFDTTDLQVGINPNMTVDKTPVAICRYPDYREPPESLNKYEYTIIFWHILAARLAFIVVFENIVALVMILIRWCIPDMSCKLRNRIRREAYITNEIIIHQEALRACETNDIEPRIAKTYVVASECADRWNRVMGNCLTTSEFDLEVHGSPVSPVNATPRVNASVV, encoded by the exons ATGGAAGAAGATGACGAGGAGGTTTCTCTTACATGCCTGCAACGACATGGAAGCAGTGTGCCCGAATCCACGGTATATCAATCGGTGCAAAACAGCTTGAATCAAGGCTCGCAGCAGACGTTGTATCAAAGTGTACGCAACACTTTGTACGAAGACACTATGAGCGTGAACAGTATGCAAAGCGCCGTTTCGTTGGACAATCTCGACCCTACGAATACTGACGCGTCGTCCACTGCAAATAATGACACAAATGATACAGTTATTGATGGAGATTACacagagaaaaataatatacacgACACAAGATTG CTTTCGCATTCTGGTACAACATATAGCTTATATTTTCGTGACGAAGTACGCTCGGTTGACTTTGTACTCGTGTGGGATGAGTATAACGGAGACGCACAGACTTATCGCAGTGTCGAACGTAGAaga atatttgaGAAAAATCTAGAAAAAGAGGGACTGCAATTGGAGTATGAGCAAGTAGAATCAAACGGtttgcattttataaaaattcacgcGCCCAAAGGAGTTTTACGACGATATgccgaaatattaaaactccGACTGCCAATGAGAGAACTGCCTGGTTGCCAAATGCCCGAGACGAGCAgtaatgttattattaaagaagttaattcattttttcgaagaattatgaataaatattacgtgGACACGACTATTTTTCCGACGATGAAGCAAAATTTCACAGCGGTGTACAGCAGGGACaaagattatttattcgatttgGATTCACCGAATTTTTTCACCTCGGCAACTCGATCGCGTATCGTGCAATTTATATTAGATAGAACTAGATTTATGGAAACCAAGGAAGACGATTTTGCATTCGGCATTGAAAGATTAATATCTGAACACGCATATATTGCGGCGTATCCGCTTCATGAt GGAAATCTGCACACTCCAGACTCGATGCGATATCTTTTGTACACCGAATGGGCAAGTTTGAGAAAGTGCCTTCACTATCAACCTTTAGATTACATCAAGGAATATTTTGGTGTAAAAATCGGGCTGTATTTCGCATGGCTCGGATTTTACACTCACATGCTGATTCCAGCCAGCGTCGTCGGTCTCTTATGCTTCGCATATAGTTGCGCTACTTTGTATTACAACGAACCAAGCGAAGATATTTGCAATGGCAATGGCACTATCCAAATGTGCCCATTGTGCGACTATTTTTGTGATTATTGGGACCTAAAGGAAACGTGTCTACACTCGagaattacatatttatttgacAACCCATCGACAGTGttcttttctatatttatgTCGCTATGGG ccACGCTGTTCCTTGAATTGTGGAAGAAATATTCTGCTGAAATAACCCACAGATGGGATTTGACTGGTTTAGATGCTCAAGAAGAATATCCTAGGCCACAGTACTTAGCGCGGCTTGcacatattaaaaagaaatccaTCAATATCGTGACAAATACGGAAGAGCCAAAAGTGCCATACTGGAAAATGAGATTGCCTGCTACAATACTTAGTTTTTCAGTTGTTTTACTCTTg ATAGTTGTAGCCATGGCTGCTGTACTTGGGGTAGTTCTGTACAGAATGTCGGTTTTAACTGCGTTAAGTGTTTCTGGACATCCAATGGTGACAAGTTATGCTATATTGATTACTACAGCAACTGCTGCGTGCATTAATCTctgttgcattattttattcaattggCTCTATGTTTGGCTAGCAGAATATTTAACAGAG ATTGAATTACTTCGTACCCAAACTGAATTTGACGACAGTTTAACTTTGAAAATATACTTATTAGaattcgtaaattattacgcctctatattttatatagcgTTTTTCAAAGGAAAATTTACCGGCTATCCGGGAAATTATAATCGTTTGTTGGGTTCTCGGCAAGAAGAATGCGGGCCAGGCGGTTGTCTTTTGGAATTATGCATTCAATTAAGCATTATTATGGTCGGAAAACAAGCCATGAATACTATCTTGGAAATGCTTTTTCCACTATTTTACAAATGGCTGAATACTTTAAAAGTTCACGTTggctcgaaaaaaaagatggaagatccaaataaaagatattcgtctagaaaatatttgcaatggGTGAGAGATTATAAATTAGTGCAATGGGGACCTAGAAGTCTTTTTCCCGAATATTTAGAAATgg tGCTGCAATATGGATTTGTTACAATATTTGTTGCTGCATTTCCATTAGCTCCATTCTTTGCATTACTGAATAATGTTTTTGAAATGAGATTggatgcaaaaaaattattgacgaTGTACAGAAGGCCGGTGGGACAGCGCGTCAGGGATATAGGCATATGGTATCGCATTCTCGATTCTGTTTCCAAAATATCTATTATCACAAAT GCATTCATCATAGCTTTTACTTCAAATTTTATACCAAGATTAGTTTACCGCATAACAATTTCTGATAAATATTCATTGGAAGGTTTTTTGGATCAttctttatcaaaatttgATACTACCGACCTACAAGTTGGAATTAATCCGAATATGACGGTAGACAAAACTCCGGTCGCGATTTGTCGCTATCCTGATTATAGAGAACCACCAGAGTCgctaaataaatatgaatataccATCATATTTTGGCATATACTAGCAGCCAGATTAGCTTTTATCGTCGTTTTTGAG AATATTGTAGCGCTCGTGATGATTCTCATACGATGGTGTATTCCCGATATGAGTTGTAAATTGCGCAATAGAATACGTCGCGAAGCGTACATTactaatgaaattattatacatcAAGAGGCATTACGAGCGTGCGAGACGAATGACATAGAGCCAAGAATCGCAAAAACATACGTGGTTGCCAGTGAATGTGCTGATAGGTGGAATCGAGTCATGGGAAATTGTTTGACGACTTCAGAATTCGACCTGGAAGTCCATGGGAGCCCCGTCTCTCCCGTCAATGCAACCCCGCGTGTTAATGCTTCTGTAGTCTGA
- the LOC139112324 gene encoding prenylated Rab acceptor protein 1-like, with translation MAHVEVPMGEMQSPPENQKFTNGFEFLQLPQLPLEQIGYPQAHNWIEHRKANVRPWSLFLNTNHIRPPPNISRLGKRIVKNIEYFQSNYLFVFIGLVIYCLITSPLLLLTVIGSLWICYKLSQRHSKQDLMILNHRLTLAQVYSLVGVCSLPIFFLVGAHAAVFWVLGVSWFLITLHAAFYNIDAVLCPGEEELNALVMQEV, from the exons ATGGCACACGTGGAAGTTCCGATGGGTGAGATGCAGAGTCCGCCAGAAAATCAAAAATTCACGAACGG ATTTGAGTTTCTGCAACTACCTCAACTACCGCTCGAACAAATAGGCTACCCTCAGGCCCACAACTGGATTGAGCATAGAAAAGCAAATGTTCGGCCGTGGTCATTATTTCTTAACACAAACCACATTAGACCACCACCTAATATATCCAGACTGGGCAAACGCATTGTAaagaatattgaatattttcagAGCAATTACCTGTTTGTATTCATTGGATTAGTGATATATTGCtt aatTACTTCACCTTTGTTGTTACTGACCGTGATTGGTTCCCTTTGGATATGTTATAAGCTGTCTCAGCGACATTCAAAGCAGGACTTGATGATACTTAATCATAGATTAACTCTAGCACAAGTGTATTCTTTAGTAGGAGTTTGTTCACTGCCTATATTTTTCTTAGTTGGTGCTCATGCAGCTGTTTTTTGGGTACTTG gagtCTCTTGGTTTTTGATAACACTTCATGCAGccttttataatattgatgCAGTATTGTGTCCAGGAGAAGAGGAACTCAATGCATTAGTTATGCAGGAAGTATGA